A single Epinephelus lanceolatus isolate andai-2023 chromosome 22, ASM4190304v1, whole genome shotgun sequence DNA region contains:
- the LOC117246397 gene encoding uncharacterized protein LOC117246397, whose product MTLQTAVSDPTNSFNVSINPSSVTLVAGPVATPTTTAAPTSAAPTSAAPTTAAPTTAAATTAAPTTAAPTTAAPTTAAATTAAPTTAAPTTAAPTTVALVTKRLTFRSVQGTFTNDLLNPSSAAYMNRAAMIVNQLTPIFRREFGTGFKSLKVVSFSNGSIINTVDSVFESTSAPNDTQIASALTSASAVTTFDIETSSITVNGISSSGVSHKISLVTACCLVLLSWLLSSQQ is encoded by the exons ATGACCCTCCAGACTGCAGTGAGTGATCCCACCAACTCCTTCAACGTGAGCATTAATCCCAGCTCAGTCACCTTAGTAG CAGGCCCAGTTGCAACTCcaactacaactgctgcacctacatcTGCTGCACCTACatctgctgcacctacaactgctgcacctaccactgctgcagctacaactgctgcacctaccactgctgcacctacaactgctgcacctaccacTGCCGCAGctacaactgccgcacctaccactgctgcacctacaactgctgcacctaccacTGTAGCACTCGTGACCAAAAGGCTAACTTTCAGATCTGTTCAAGGCACATTTACAAACGACTTGCTGAATCCCTCTTCTGCAGCTTATATGAATCGAGCTGCAATGATAGTAAACCAG CTTACACCTATTTTCCGAAGGGAATTCGGTACCGGCTTTAAATCCTTGAAAGTGGTGTCATTCAG cAATGGATCCATCATCAACACTGTTGACTCTGTCTTTGAAAGCACATCTGCTCCCAATGACACTCAGATTGCAAGTGCTTTGACCAGCGCTTCAGCCGTCACCACCTTTGACATTGAAACCAGCTCCATCACTGTGAATGGCATAT CTTCAAGTGGAGTAAGCCACAAGATCAGTCTTGTTACGGCATGCTGCCTGGTACTGTTGTCATGGCTACTGTCCAGCCAGCAATAA